One window of Ictalurus punctatus breed USDA103 chromosome 22, Coco_2.0, whole genome shotgun sequence genomic DNA carries:
- the hscb gene encoding iron-sulfur cluster co-chaperone protein HscB, which yields MQGARMLRAAHRCVPNLQNICSAMASCPGKTPRFVRKYCLHFKKVKCLLTLSSSRCLCSCSSVRKCWSCGSSAQLFFCSSCNSIQPPNDKATYFEILNCDQTLALDTRKLQGKYIELQRCLHPDNFGQKSQTEQKYSEEQSALVNKAYRTLQKPLTRSVYLLQLRGVELEEGTDSTADPSLLLKIMEVNEKLAETQSLDEVNAVDREVQVTLKNLTEQMNASLNKGDLQTAREILTRMKYFANLEEKVKEKLRENL from the exons ATGCAGGGCGCGCGGATGTTGCGCGCGGCACACAGATGTGTCCCGAACCTACAGAACATCTGCAGCGCCATGGCTTCCTGTCCTGGAAAAACGCCTCGCTTTGTCAGGAAgtactgtttacattttaaaaaggtcaAATGTCTCCTGACCCTGAGCTCGAGCCGGTGTTTGTGTTCCTGTTCCTCAGTAAGAAAGTGCTGGAGTTGCGGTTCATCTGCTCAGCTgttcttctgctcctcctgtAATAGCATACAGCCTCCCAATGACAAAGCGACTTATTTTGAGATTTTAAACTG TGATCAGACGCTCGCTTTGGACACTCGGAAACTTCAGGGAAAATACATAGAGCTGCAGAGATGTCTGCATCCTGACAACTTCGGGCAGAAATCACAG ACAGAACAGAAATATTCTGAAGAGCAGTCAGCCTTGGTAAACAAAGCCTATAGGACTCTACAGAAACCTCTTACACGTAGCGTCTATTTG CTGCAGTTGCGAGGAGTCGAGCTGGAGGAAGGCACGGACTCTACAGCAGATCCGTCCTTGCTGTTAAAGATCATGGAGGTCAATGAGAAGCTGGCGGAGACTCAGAGCCTCGACGAGGTCAACGCTGTAGACCGGGAAGTGCAAG TGACATTGAAAAACCTGACTGAACAGATGAATGCATCGCTAAACAAAG GGGACCTGCAGACAGCCAGAGAGATCCTGACCCGAATGAAATACTTTGCGAATCTGGAAGAGAAGGTGAAGGAGAAACTGAGGGAGAACTTGTGA
- the imp4 gene encoding U3 small nucleolar ribonucleoprotein protein IMP4: MLRREVRLRKEYLYRKAQEDRLRSIEEKKQKLKSALDDNRLIPTEIRKQALDLQKQLEFDDEGGDGVSSHMDDEYKWAGVEDPKIMVTTSRDPSSRLKMFAKEVKLIFPGAQRMNRGNHEVDTLVHACKANNVTDLVIIHETRGQPDGLIVCHLPFGPTAYFTLYNVVMRHDVPDIGTMSEAFPHLIFHNFSSRLGRRVSNILKYLFPVPKEDSRRVITFANQDDFISFRHHVYKKTDHKNVELTEVGPRFEMKLYMIKLGTLENEGTADVEWRHHSYTRTARKRKVLSVE; the protein is encoded by the exons ATG TTGCGGCGTGAGGTTCGTCTCAGGAAGGAGTACCTGTACAGGAAGGCCCAGGAGGACAGACTGCGCTCCATAGAGGAGAAGAAACAGAAACTCAAATCTGCATTAGATG ATAATCGTCTGATACCTACCGAGATCCGCAAACAGGCCTTGGATCTGCAGAAGCAACTGGAGTTTGACGACGAGGGCGGAGATG GCGTCAGCTCGCATATGGACGACGAGTACAAGTGGGCCGGAGTGGAAGACCCGAAAATCATGGTGACGACTTCCAGAGACCCGAGCTCCAGACTCAAAATGTTTGCcaag GAAGTGAAGCTGATATTCCCAGGGGCCCAGCGCATGAACAGAGGAAACCATGAAGTTGACACGCTAGTGCATGCATGCAAGGCCAATAACGTGACGGATCTGGTGATAATACATGAGACCAGAGGACAGCCGG ACGGATTGATCGTGTGCCACTTGCCTTTCGGACCGACGGCGTATTTCACTCTGTACAACGTGGTGATGAGACACGACGTCCCAGACATCGGCACCATGTCCGAGGCCTTCCCTCACCTCATCTTTCACAACTTCAGCTCTCGCCTCGGCAGACGC GTTTCCAACATCCTCAAATACCTGTTTCCTGTTCCCAAAGAGGACAGCAGACGTGTTATTACATTTGCCAATCAAGATGATTTCATCTCTTTCAG GCACCACGTTTACAAGAAAACGGACCACAAGAACGTGGAGTTGACTGAAGTTGGACCCCGGTTTGAAATGAAAC TGTACATGATCAAGCTGGGCACTCTGGAGAACGAGGGCACGGCGGATGTGGAGTGGCGTCATCACTCCTACACGCGCACGGCCAGAAAGAGGAAGGTGTTAAGTGTGGAGTAA